From the genome of Eucalyptus grandis isolate ANBG69807.140 chromosome 2, ASM1654582v1, whole genome shotgun sequence, one region includes:
- the LOC104434400 gene encoding protein PLANT CADMIUM RESISTANCE 6 — translation MGNPEANSSDYQQDQADSNVQIQNNVQVSYDDNSNSNNPAHYDPNPQRDQPYQPLQSGGDDNGLNLQYQQNDAASNQRQQQQQQFSAAQNARSPPQFNQPFAMAPPPQPVAQFPPQSPQMNPTYANQGAYPPQQQPAYPPAAVAPQQYPPQQQLQYAQQSAPQVYPQSTPQPKPYPPSQAYQQQMAAQPVQFPPPAGEVQYAAVPPSLIKPGVQGHNGTAQGIPMQANMMGNVNTEGWTTGLFDCMDDPLNAVITCLFPCLTFGQVAELIDNGTTTCATAGMMYALIGCFIGLPCIYSCTFRSKLRSKFGLVESPAPDWIVHFLFEPCALCQEYRELNRRGWNPAIGWVGNVQRQQQMQQQQVAMMPPMSQTMMA, via the exons ATGGGAAACCCTGAAGCAAACTCTTCTGATTACCAGCAAGACCAAGCAGATTCCAATGTCCAAATTCAGAATAATGTCCAGGTATCTTATGATGAtaacagcaacagcaacaacCCGGCTCACTACGATCCGAACCCACAACGCGACCAGCCGTATCAGCCCCTCCAATCCGGAGGCGACGACAATGGCCTGAATCTACAATACCAGCAGAACGATGCCGCGAGTAACCAAaggcagcagcagcaacagcagttCAGCGCTGCGCAGAACGCGCGGTCACCACCACAATTCAACCAGCCCTTTGCGATGGCACCGCCCCCTCAGCCTGTGGCGCAGTTCCCGCCTCAAAGCCCTCAAATGAACCCAACTTATGCGAATCAAGGGGCTTATCCGCCGCAGCAGCAGCCAGCCTACCCTCCGGCGGCGGTGGCACCTCAACAATATCCTCCTCAACAGCAACTGCAATATGCTCAACAGAGCGCACCCCAGGTTTACCCTCAGAGCACGCCACAACCGAAGCCATATCCTCCTTCCCAAGCTTATCAACAACAGATGGCCGCTCAGCCTGTGCAGTTCCCACCGCCGGCAGGCGAAGTGCAGTACGCCGCGGTGCCGCCTTCGCTGATCAAGCCGGGAGTCCAGGGACACAACGGCACGGCTCAGGGCATTCCAATGCAGGCGAACATGATGGGCAACGTCAACACTGAAGGATGGACGACAGGGCTGTTTGATTGCATGGACGACCCCTTGAACG CTGTTATAACGTGCCTCTTCCCATGCTTGACGTTCGGCCAGGTCGCAGAGCTCATAGACAACGGCACAACCA CTTGTGCGACGGCTGGAATGATGTACGCGCTGATCGGCTGCTTCATCGGGTTGCCATGCATCTACTCATGCACGTTCCGATCGAAGCTCAGGAGCAAGTTTGGGCTGGTGGAGTCGCCTGCTCCGGATTGGATCGTCCACTTCCTGTTCGAGCCCTGTGCTCTTTGCCAAGAGTACAGAGAACTTAACCGCCGAGGCTGGAATCCCGCCATTG GATGGGTGGGCAACGTTCAAAGACAACAGCagatgcagcagcagcaggtTGCCATGATGCCCCCCATGAGTCAAACAATGATGGCTTGA